TGGCGGTGACCGTGGCGATCCGGATGGCGCGCCGCACGATGCGCGCCCGCCGCGGCGGCGACCCGGCGCTGTTCGACGCCGGGATCCGCACCGCCGCCGAGCACCGCTCGACCGCCGCGGCGTGCGCCGCCCGCGGCGAGTGGGCCGAGGCGATCCGGCACCGGCTGCGCGCCGTGGCCCGCCACCTGGAGGAGACCGGGGTGCTCAGCGACCTGCCGGGACGCACCGCCACCGAATGGGCCCGCGACGCCGCCGCGGCGCTGCCCGATCTGGACACCGCGCTGTCCGGCGCCGCCGCGATGTTCAACGACGTCACCTACGGCCAACGTCCCGGAACCGAATCCGGGTATCAGACGGTGGTCGACCTCGACGACCGGGTGCGCACCCGCGGGCGGGTCGCGGCGGCCGCCCGGTGAGCGCCGCCGTGTCCGCGCCGCCACCGCGCCGGCGCCGCCACCGGGTGTGGGCCGCGGCGCTGCTGGCGGTGATCGCGGTCAGCGTGCTGACCATCGCCGCGATGACGCTGACCGCGGCGCGCCCGGGCGGGCGGATGAACCCCGCCGCCACCGAGGACCAGGGTGCCCACGCGCTGGTCGCGCTGCTGCGCGACCGGGGGGTCGCCGTCGAGGTCGCCGCCGACGTCGACGCCGTCGAGGCCGCGGCGCGCCCCGACACGCTGCTGCTCATCGCCGAGACCTGGCGC
This sequence is a window from Mycolicibacillus parakoreensis. Protein-coding genes within it:
- a CDS encoding DUF4129 domain-containing protein, with translation MSVVDIDRDPAHDAARHELAKPMYQSDTSLWQRLGDWLTDRINGMLAAASQVPGSWFTITVLAILLGVAVTVAIRMARRTMRARRGGDPALFDAGIRTAAEHRSTAAACAARGEWAEAIRHRLRAVARHLEETGVLSDLPGRTATEWARDAAAALPDLDTALSGAAAMFNDVTYGQRPGTESGYQTVVDLDDRVRTRGRVAAAAR